The genomic window GGCACCAGActactaataaataaataaataaatacaataAATACCCAAAGGCAAAATAGTGCGAGTTTGTTGGCAAATCAAACTCGTAGAGGATCTCTTCGAAACTTTTCCTATAGCTGTAACTTGAACTGAATAATTCGAGCAAGGGATAACGTCAGATCGAGATACGATGGTTGATAGAGACGATCTTGGCTTCCAAGCCGTCTCATTGATACAGCGCTTCGAGCCATTTCTGAAATTCTGATAGAAAGAGACGACATAGGAGTCTGTACGTTCTCTTTCGCCGTAGAGTTGCGCGCGGCCAAAGTACGCCAAATTTTCAACTGTTAGATGCGTCGACATGCTGGCCAATCCATAGCCTTTTATTGATACGCTGCAACGCAACGACAAAGGAACGCTTGGACGTACTAAAAAGATACTGTATGAAATAACACCTAAGATTCAAATGTACGACTTACACTTCACGATGAGAGTAAATTTGAAAACGAGTGGGTCAACTCCAGCTTCAGACGGGCGTACAAACACCGAATATTCGCCAGAATCGTCTGGCGTCGCATTGAAAACTCTCAAAAACGACAGctgcttctttttgcttgGAACGTGGGTGAAATTCTGTAGAACGTTCTGCCGAAACGTCCACCGCGTCGTCACGGGACCGGCGGGATACTTGAACCATATTCGAAACGTCTTGCTGCTTCCTTCGTAAACATGAAAACTATCCCCGGGCGCCTCGTCGCGATTATATATCACTTTCAGCATGTGACCTCCTGTTTACATTGGCAATCAGGATAGAGAGCCGTTTCAATTACGACGATCTCACCAGCCGTCCTTCTTGTGACGACTGCTTTTAGCCCTGGCGAAGAGCATGAACCGGAGATGCAAAAGGACAAGACGAGCAAAAAGGGCAAAAGGGGAGAGCAACCACCGGTCTAATGAAAGTGAAAGGAAATAATCAGCATTGGGGATGGGTACTTCTTCCCACGGGGAAACAACCCCTTTAGGGAAGTATTATCCAAAGGTCAACCAGAAGTACTGTACTCAGATTTTTCAAAGCGTTTTTCAAGAACATTTACAAATGCCTGGCCTGTACAGCTCTATATCTACTCATATCTATATCTACCCCAACAACGTACAGGTAGACCAGAGGGTAGACAGCCCATACAGGTACTAAACAACTCACGTAGCGCACACTGGCGTCAATTGCTAGTCGAGAGCGCTTGGAAGTCTGCATGTGTCAAGAAGTCGTTCAAGTCGACTGGCAACGCAAATCAATCTCTGACTTGGCTCGATCCTGGATAATGACGTAAGGAACATGCGGCTGCCAGTTATATCCAATCCTTGAACGCTGCGAAGGCATACCACTAATTATTTTCGATCCCCAAGCAATCTGCGCGTGCGCGACTGCCTATGATAAAGTCTGCAGCGAAAACTGTCCTTAGATTCATGGTTAGCAAAGCCGAGCAATCTAGCACAAGTCTCCAAGCCATTTTCTAGGCTACACAGGCTAAAAAACTAAAGctcgacgaacgcgacggcgtGGGAATGGCGATCCTGCGCGAAGCCGGCTGGAAAGAGGTCGAAGGACGCGACGCCATACACAAGGACTTTGCGTTCAAAGATTTCAACGAAGCATTCGGCTTCATGACGCGAGTGGCGCTGAAAGCGGAGAAAATGGACCATCATCCAGAATGGTTCAACGTTTATAACAAAGTGAGCAGAAAATAAGATATCCGATTTTCGTACTCTAAAAAttgtcattaattaattaggtgCAGATTACTTTGAGCACGCACGAATGTCAAGGACTGTCCATGCGTGACATCAACATGGCGAAGTTTATCGAGGAAGTGGCGTCAAAATGATTACAGAAATATAGTGACGTCTGATCATTTGTTGTCACTAAAGCTGTTGCTCTGCGTTCTTTTATGTGAAATACTACAGACGTCACAGAACTTCACGTAGCTAAGGGTATACGTACAAAACCAGTTTCGAATTCAACAGCAACATCCTCCATCACCTTCCACAGTCTGTGGATCGTGAAGCCTTACGACGGGCAGGCTTCTGGCCTTGTCAAGAGATTCCAACGTTGTCACCACGTGACCGATGCTGCATCGATAATGATAATCGTGGTAGCACATTTCGTTGATGAGACGAATTTCACCCTGAGTGGCATACTGAAGCGTCATCAACGAACATGCAGAACTCGCTCTG from Oscarella lobularis chromosome 1, ooOscLobu1.1, whole genome shotgun sequence includes these protein-coding regions:
- the LOC136185122 gene encoding pterin-4-alpha-carbinolamine dehydratase-like; the protein is MIKSAAKTVLRFMATQAKKLKLDERDGVGMAILREAGWKEVEGRDAIHKDFAFKDFNEAFGFMTRVALKAEKMDHHPEWFNVYNKVQITLSTHECQGLSMRDINMAKFIEEVASK